A genomic window from Flavobacterium phycosphaerae includes:
- a CDS encoding UDP-N-acetylmuramoyl-tripeptide--D-alanyl-D-alanine ligase, which produces MTIQKIHELFLTCTKVSIDTRKIEHNSFFVAIKGERFDANTFAKEALEKGASYVVIDNSDYYMDDRTILVEDSLTALQELAQFHRNYLKLPIIALTGSNGKTTTKELINVVLSKKYNTVATVGNLNNHIGVPLTLLSFTSSTEIGIVEMGANHQKEIEFLCEIAQPDYGYITNFGKAHLEGFGGVEGVIKGKSEMYAYLKANQKSVFVNLDDEIQNVKTIDFNRITFSQKDMNAAVFIENVSANPFVKIKTSGIEINSHLIGLYNANNINAAITIGNYFEVPLNDIKDAIESYIPENNRSQLLTKGSNEIILDAYNANPSSMKVALENFIQLDKVNKMVVIGDMYELGEESLAEHKAIVDFLNKNGSFECHFVGKDFFANAVQKSNFHFYPSFEDFTLYLRATKPEHKTILIKGSRGMALERVLDYI; this is translated from the coding sequence ATGACCATTCAAAAAATACACGAATTATTTCTAACGTGTACCAAAGTTTCAATCGATACCAGAAAAATAGAACATAATTCATTCTTTGTGGCTATTAAGGGTGAACGGTTTGATGCTAATACCTTTGCCAAAGAAGCGTTAGAAAAAGGAGCGAGTTATGTGGTTATTGATAACTCGGATTATTATATGGATGACAGGACTATTTTGGTTGAGGATAGTTTGACTGCACTTCAGGAGTTGGCTCAATTTCACCGAAACTATTTGAAATTGCCTATCATCGCTTTAACCGGCAGTAACGGTAAGACCACTACCAAAGAGTTAATTAATGTAGTGTTGTCCAAAAAATACAATACGGTTGCCACTGTTGGTAATCTGAATAATCATATTGGCGTTCCGCTGACGCTATTATCTTTTACTTCCAGTACCGAAATAGGAATCGTAGAAATGGGAGCCAATCATCAAAAAGAGATTGAGTTTCTCTGTGAAATTGCTCAACCCGATTATGGTTATATCACTAATTTTGGAAAAGCTCATCTCGAAGGTTTTGGTGGGGTGGAAGGTGTTATAAAAGGCAAGAGTGAGATGTATGCTTATTTGAAAGCCAATCAAAAATCAGTTTTTGTAAACTTGGACGATGAAATCCAGAATGTCAAGACGATTGATTTCAATAGAATTACTTTTAGTCAAAAAGATATGAATGCTGCTGTTTTTATTGAAAATGTTAGTGCAAATCCATTTGTTAAAATCAAAACTTCAGGCATCGAAATCAATTCTCATTTAATTGGATTGTACAACGCAAATAATATCAATGCTGCCATCACTATCGGAAATTATTTTGAAGTTCCTTTAAACGACATAAAGGACGCCATTGAGAGTTATATTCCCGAAAATAACCGTTCCCAATTATTGACCAAAGGATCTAACGAAATTATATTGGATGCTTACAACGCTAATCCGAGCAGTATGAAAGTAGCTTTGGAAAACTTCATACAGCTCGATAAAGTAAATAAAATGGTGGTTATTGGAGATATGTATGAACTCGGAGAAGAAAGTTTAGCAGAGCATAAAGCCATCGTTGATTTTTTGAATAAGAACGGCTCGTTTGAGTGTCATTTTGTTGGAAAGGATTTCTTTGCTAATGCTGTACAGAAATCGAATTTTCACTTCTATCCTTCTTTTGAAGATTTTACCTTGTATTTACGGGCAACAAAACCAGAGCACAAAACGATCCTTATAAAAGGCTCCCGCGGTATGGCTTTGGAACGAGTTTTAGATTATATTTAA
- the gldJ gene encoding gliding motility lipoprotein GldJ: MKVNKIIAVKLLLSLVIMIGFTSCSKKSDSKGGSKATGWKINDKKGGFQYASKFKKQATGPGLVMVEGGTFTMGKVQDDVMHDWNNTPNQQHVMSFYMDETEVTNLMYMEYLDWLKKVFPPDQENYKNIYEGASPDTLVWRNRLGYNETMTNNYLRHPAYAEYPVVGVNWIQATEFAKWRTDRVNEKILEEQRYLKKDAKVTDVSADKVFSTEAYLASPSTAMGGDNKIVLQKGQKSGAAPKAAAASSGSTTNNGNSPRNVYAQRTSGLILPEYRLPTEAEWEYAAAADVGQREYNAYKGQKKYPWSGSYTRSGKRQVRGDQLANFKQGKGDYGGIAGWSDDGADITNKVKSYPPNDFGLYDMAGNVAEWVADVYRPMVDDEANDFNYYRGNVYMKDKIGEDGKVELVTAETQTFDTLPNGKIISRNFPGQIAQVPVDEKETYLRQNFDKSDNRNYRDGDKQSTRYFKFGNSEEGDEKGKMKDNQRMYDSPKHNVSTDSLGNMIRKYDKSNKRTTLINDDVRVYKGGSWRDRAYWLDPAQRRYFPQDIATDYIGFRCAMSRVGPKADKKKRARN; encoded by the coding sequence ATGAAAGTAAACAAAATTATTGCTGTAAAATTATTACTGTCATTAGTGATAATGATTGGTTTTACCAGTTGTAGTAAAAAATCCGATTCTAAAGGCGGTTCAAAAGCTACCGGTTGGAAAATCAATGACAAAAAAGGTGGTTTCCAATATGCTTCTAAATTTAAAAAGCAAGCTACCGGACCAGGTTTAGTTATGGTAGAAGGAGGAACATTTACCATGGGTAAAGTTCAGGATGATGTTATGCACGATTGGAACAACACTCCAAATCAACAGCACGTGATGTCTTTCTATATGGATGAAACCGAAGTAACTAATTTAATGTACATGGAGTACTTAGATTGGTTGAAAAAAGTTTTCCCACCAGATCAGGAAAATTACAAAAACATTTATGAAGGAGCTTCTCCTGATACCCTAGTTTGGAGAAACCGACTAGGTTATAACGAAACCATGACCAATAACTATTTGAGACATCCGGCTTATGCGGAGTATCCTGTAGTTGGGGTAAACTGGATTCAAGCAACAGAATTTGCAAAATGGAGAACAGATCGTGTAAACGAGAAAATCTTAGAAGAGCAACGTTATTTGAAAAAAGACGCCAAAGTTACAGATGTAAGTGCTGATAAAGTATTTAGTACTGAGGCTTATTTAGCTTCGCCTTCAACCGCTATGGGTGGAGATAACAAAATTGTATTGCAAAAAGGACAAAAATCAGGTGCTGCTCCTAAAGCTGCTGCTGCTTCTTCTGGAAGTACAACAAATAATGGAAACAGTCCAAGAAACGTATATGCACAAAGAACTTCAGGTTTGATTTTGCCGGAGTACAGATTGCCAACCGAAGCAGAGTGGGAATATGCTGCTGCTGCTGATGTAGGGCAAAGAGAATACAACGCCTATAAAGGACAAAAGAAATACCCTTGGTCAGGAAGCTACACGCGTTCCGGAAAAAGACAAGTTAGAGGGGATCAATTGGCTAACTTCAAACAAGGTAAAGGTGATTACGGTGGAATCGCAGGTTGGTCTGATGATGGTGCCGATATTACCAACAAAGTTAAATCGTATCCGCCAAATGACTTTGGTTTATATGATATGGCCGGAAACGTTGCCGAATGGGTTGCCGATGTTTACAGACCGATGGTGGATGATGAGGCCAATGACTTCAACTACTACAGAGGTAACGTTTACATGAAAGACAAAATTGGTGAAGACGGTAAAGTAGAATTGGTTACCGCTGAAACGCAAACTTTTGACACATTACCAAACGGTAAAATCATTTCAAGAAATTTCCCTGGTCAAATTGCTCAAGTGCCGGTTGATGAAAAAGAAACTTATTTGAGACAAAACTTTGACAAATCAGACAACAGAAACTATCGTGATGGAGATAAACAATCTACAAGATACTTCAAGTTTGGTAACTCAGAAGAAGGTGACGAAAAAGGAAAAATGAAAGACAACCAAAGAATGTATGATTCTCCAAAACATAATGTATCTACAGACAGTTTAGGAAATATGATCAGAAAATATGATAAATCAAACAAGAGAACGACTTTGATTAATGATGACGTTAGAGTATACAAAGGAGGTTCTTGGAGAGATAGAGCGTATTGGTTAGATCCTGCACAAAGAAGATACTTCCCGCAAGATATCGCTACGGACTACATCGGATTCAGATGTGCTATGTCAAGAGTTGGTCCTAAAGCCGACAAAAAGAAAAGAGCAAGAAACTAA